One genomic window of Gemmatimonadota bacterium includes the following:
- the mdh gene encoding malate dehydrogenase, whose translation MFEKITVVGAGNVGATAAQRIAEKHLARTVVMVDVAEGIPQGKALDQWQSGPVEGFDARVVGANDYTLAAGSELFVVTAGIARKPGMSRDDLVKTNAGIVRSVGEQIKQVAPNAIVIVVSNPLDAMCYVMRQATGFPRERVIGMAGVLDTARYRMFLSEAMGVSVEDIQAMVLGGHGDTMVPLVSYTTVSGIPVTQLLTPEVLDPIVLRARNGGAEIVAHLKTGSAYYAPSAAAVQMVEAIVLDKKRVLPCSAWLQGEFGLTDVYCGVPCVLGRGGLERIIDITLTDDERTALHASAESVRSIQAIV comes from the coding sequence ATGTTCGAGAAGATCACGGTGGTCGGTGCCGGCAACGTCGGCGCCACCGCAGCGCAGCGAATCGCCGAGAAGCATCTCGCGCGGACGGTGGTGATGGTGGACGTGGCGGAGGGGATCCCGCAGGGGAAGGCCCTCGACCAGTGGCAATCGGGCCCGGTCGAGGGCTTTGACGCACGGGTCGTCGGCGCCAACGACTACACCCTCGCCGCCGGGTCCGAGCTCTTCGTGGTCACCGCCGGTATCGCCCGCAAGCCGGGGATGAGCCGCGACGACCTCGTCAAGACCAACGCCGGCATCGTCCGCTCCGTCGGCGAACAGATCAAGCAGGTCGCGCCCAACGCGATCGTGATCGTCGTCTCCAATCCCCTCGACGCCATGTGCTACGTGATGCGCCAGGCGACCGGCTTCCCGCGCGAGCGGGTGATCGGCATGGCCGGCGTGCTCGACACCGCGCGCTACCGGATGTTCCTCTCCGAGGCGATGGGCGTGTCCGTCGAAGACATCCAGGCGATGGTCCTCGGTGGCCACGGCGACACGATGGTGCCGCTGGTGTCGTACACCACCGTCTCGGGGATCCCGGTCACCCAGTTGCTGACGCCAGAGGTCCTCGATCCGATCGTCCTGCGGGCGCGGAATGGCGGCGCGGAAATCGTCGCCCACCTGAAGACCGGCTCGGCCTACTATGCGCCGAGTGCGGCGGCGGTGCAGATGGTCGAGGCCATCGTCCTCGACAAGAAGCGCGTCCTGCCGTGCTCGGCGTGGCTGCAGGGTGAGTTCGGCCTCACCGACGTCTACTGCGGCGTGCCCTGCGTCCTCGGTCGCGGCGGGCTGGAGCGGATCATCGACATCACGCTGACCGACGACGAGCGCACGGCGCTGCACGCCTCGGCCGAATCGGTGCGGTCGATCCAGGCGATCGTCTGA
- a CDS encoding succinate dehydrogenase cytochrome b subunit, producing MNRLEALWQTAIGKKVAMAVSGLALVGFLVSHMASNVLIFVDPAKLDHYAEWLRSFGALLWVARAGLLAMVGIHILAAYQLTQMARRARPQAYSQAERRVSTYAARTMRWGGVLILVFIVFHILHFTTGTLHPDFYPGEVGRNLISGMQVQWTAAFYAVTMVAIGAHFWHGIWSVFQTLGLNHPAWNRTRTSIAVGLTLLVAGGFLSIPLAALFGLLR from the coding sequence ATGAATCGACTCGAGGCACTCTGGCAGACCGCGATCGGCAAGAAGGTCGCGATGGCGGTGAGCGGGCTGGCGCTGGTGGGATTCCTGGTGTCCCACATGGCGTCGAATGTCCTGATCTTTGTCGACCCGGCGAAGTTGGACCATTACGCCGAGTGGCTGCGCTCCTTCGGGGCGCTGCTCTGGGTCGCACGCGCGGGACTGCTGGCGATGGTCGGTATTCACATCCTCGCCGCCTACCAGCTCACCCAGATGGCCAGGCGCGCCCGGCCACAGGCCTACAGCCAGGCGGAACGGCGGGTCTCGACGTATGCCGCCCGGACGATGCGCTGGGGCGGCGTGCTGATCCTGGTCTTCATCGTCTTTCACATCCTCCATTTCACCACTGGCACGCTGCACCCGGATTTCTACCCTGGCGAAGTCGGGCGGAATCTGATCAGCGGCATGCAGGTGCAATGGACGGCGGCGTTCTATGCCGTGACGATGGTCGCCATCGGCGCCCACTTCTGGCATGGCATCTGGTCGGTCTTCCAGACCCTCGGGCTGAATCACCCGGCCTGGAATCGGACCCGCACCTCGATCGCGGTCGGGCTCACGCTGCTGGTGGCCGGCGGCTTCCTCTCCATTCCGCTTGCCGCCCTCTTCGGGCTCCTGCGCTGA